The Cylindrospermopsis curvispora GIHE-G1 genome contains a region encoding:
- the rplN gene encoding 50S ribosomal protein L14 codes for MIQPQTYLNVADNSGARKLMCIRVLGAGNRRYGGVGDRIIAVVKDAQPNMAVKKSDVVEAVIVRTKKSINRDSGMSIRFDDNAAVIINKEGNPKGTRVFGPVARELRDKNFTKIVSLAPEVL; via the coding sequence GTGATTCAACCCCAAACCTACCTCAATGTTGCCGATAACAGCGGTGCCCGCAAACTAATGTGCATAAGGGTACTGGGTGCTGGCAATCGCCGTTATGGTGGCGTGGGCGATAGAATTATCGCCGTTGTTAAGGATGCCCAACCCAATATGGCTGTGAAAAAGTCTGATGTGGTGGAAGCGGTAATCGTTCGTACTAAAAAGAGCATTAACCGTGACAGTGGCATGAGTATTCGCTTTGATGATAATGCAGCAGTAATTATCAACAAAGAAGGTAATCCCAAAGGTACACGGGTATTTGGACCGGTAGCTCGGGAATTACGGGATAAAAACTTTACTAAAATAGTTTCTCTCGCTCCGGAGGTGCTGTAA
- a CDS encoding ABC-F family ATP-binding cassette domain-containing protein, producing the protein MLRLEHISKIYPTGEVLQDINWEVKPGDRIGLVGVNGAGKSTQLKIISGEIEPTAGQIIRPASLHIAYLNQEFEVDPTRTVQEEFWTVFKEANAVQLALHEVQRDMETATIEQLDKLINKLDKLQRQFESLDGYNLDARIGKILPEMGFQVEDGDRLVSAFSGGWQMRMSLGKILLQKPDLLLLDEPTNHLDLETIEWLENYLKSLTTPMVIVSHDREFLDRLCTQIVETERGVSTTYLGNYCAYLQQKAENEASQLSAFARQQKEIEKQQAFVDRFRASATRSTQAKSREKQLEKVERIEAPTTGVRTLHFRFPPAPRSGREVVEIKDLTHTYGDKILFLGANLLIERGDRIAFLGPNGAGKSTLLKMITGMEIPTEGTVKLGEHNVIPGYFEQNQAEALDLNKTVMETIHDEVPDWKNEEVRTLLGRFLFAGDTVFKQVGALSGGEKARLALAKMLLCPVNLIILDEPTNHLDIPAKEMLEEALQNYDGTAIVVSHDRYFISQVANKIVEIRDGEFRVYLGDYHYYLTKIEEEKQQAKLAAKKAAKTAKAAAKKK; encoded by the coding sequence ATGTTAAGACTGGAACACATTAGTAAAATTTACCCGACAGGTGAAGTTCTACAAGATATTAACTGGGAAGTCAAACCAGGCGATCGCATTGGTTTAGTGGGCGTTAACGGTGCGGGAAAGTCTACCCAATTGAAAATCATCTCTGGGGAAATAGAGCCCACTGCTGGTCAGATCATTCGTCCTGCTAGTTTGCACATAGCCTATCTTAACCAGGAGTTTGAAGTAGATCCCACGCGAACAGTTCAGGAAGAGTTTTGGACCGTTTTCAAAGAAGCTAACGCGGTACAATTAGCACTACACGAAGTGCAGCGTGACATGGAAACAGCGACCATAGAACAACTAGACAAACTAATTAATAAGTTAGACAAATTACAACGTCAGTTTGAGTCCCTAGATGGTTATAATTTAGATGCTCGCATTGGTAAAATTCTCCCAGAAATGGGGTTTCAGGTAGAAGATGGGGATCGTCTGGTCAGCGCTTTTTCGGGGGGTTGGCAAATGCGCATGAGTTTGGGCAAAATCCTCTTACAAAAGCCAGACTTATTACTGCTAGACGAACCGACAAACCACTTAGACTTAGAAACCATTGAATGGTTAGAGAATTACCTCAAGAGTTTGACCACCCCTATGGTAATTGTTTCCCATGACCGGGAGTTTTTAGACCGACTTTGCACACAAATTGTGGAAACTGAACGAGGGGTTTCCACTACCTACCTGGGTAACTATTGTGCCTATCTCCAACAAAAGGCTGAAAATGAAGCGTCTCAGTTAAGTGCCTTTGCACGTCAACAAAAGGAAATAGAAAAACAGCAAGCGTTTGTAGACAGATTTCGTGCTAGCGCTACTCGCAGCACCCAGGCAAAAAGCAGAGAAAAGCAGTTGGAGAAAGTTGAAAGAATTGAAGCACCAACTACAGGGGTGAGAACCCTACATTTTCGTTTTCCACCAGCACCGCGCAGTGGTAGGGAAGTGGTAGAAATTAAAGACCTTACCCACACCTATGGAGACAAAATCCTGTTTCTAGGGGCAAATTTACTCATTGAAAGGGGAGACAGGATCGCCTTCTTAGGACCTAATGGAGCAGGAAAATCCACTTTGTTAAAAATGATTACGGGTATGGAAATTCCTACGGAAGGAACTGTTAAACTAGGAGAACATAATGTTATTCCAGGTTATTTTGAACAGAATCAAGCGGAGGCCCTGGATCTAAATAAAACCGTCATGGAGACTATTCATGATGAAGTTCCTGATTGGAAAAATGAGGAAGTGCGTACGTTGCTAGGAAGGTTTTTATTTGCTGGGGATACGGTTTTCAAACAAGTAGGGGCCCTAAGCGGAGGGGAGAAAGCAAGACTGGCATTGGCAAAGATGCTATTATGCCCAGTTAATTTAATCATTTTGGATGAACCCACTAATCACTTAGATATTCCCGCTAAAGAAATGCTGGAAGAAGCACTACAAAACTATGATGGTACAGCTATAGTAGTGTCTCATGACCGTTACTTTATCTCCCAGGTGGCAAATAAAATTGTAGAAATTCGAGATGGAGAATTTCGAGTTTATTTAGGAGATTATCACTACTATCTGACTAAGATCGAGGAAGAAAAGCAACAAGCTAAATTAGCAGCCAAAAAAGCGGCAAAAACAGCAAAAGCGGCTGCTAAGAAAAAGTAA
- the rplC gene encoding 50S ribosomal protein L3, which produces MSVGILGTKLGMTQIFDEAGVSIPVTVIKAGPCTVTQVKTQPTDGYCAIQVGYGEVKPKALNKPKLGHLAKSSAGPVRYLNEYRTDTAGDYALGQEIKADIFSVGQIVDVIGTSIGRGFAGNQKRNNFGRGPMSHGSKNHRAPGSIGAGTTPGRVYPGKRMAGRLGGSRVTVRKLTVVKVDAERNLILIKGAIPGKPGGLVNVVPTTKVGNK; this is translated from the coding sequence GTGTCTGTAGGTATTCTCGGCACCAAGCTGGGCATGACCCAAATTTTTGATGAAGCGGGAGTATCCATTCCCGTGACCGTCATCAAAGCTGGTCCATGCACTGTTACACAAGTTAAAACCCAACCCACGGATGGTTATTGTGCCATTCAGGTTGGCTATGGGGAAGTAAAACCAAAAGCGTTAAACAAACCCAAGTTAGGTCACCTGGCCAAGTCATCAGCAGGACCAGTACGGTATTTAAACGAATATCGGACTGACACAGCAGGTGATTATGCCCTAGGACAGGAGATCAAGGCAGATATTTTCAGCGTAGGTCAGATTGTAGACGTGATTGGGACGAGTATCGGGCGTGGTTTTGCGGGTAACCAGAAGCGCAATAACTTTGGCAGGGGACCAATGTCCCACGGTTCCAAAAACCACAGAGCCCCTGGTTCCATTGGAGCAGGTACAACCCCTGGTCGTGTTTATCCTGGTAAAAGGATGGCAGGAAGATTGGGAGGTAGTCGCGTCACCGTTCGTAAACTGACCGTGGTGAAAGTAGATGCGGAACGTAACCTGATATTAATCAAGGGAGCAATTCCTGGCAAACCCGGTGGCTTAGTCAATGTAGTGCCCACGACTAAAGTTGGTAACAAATAG
- the rpsQ gene encoding 30S ribosomal protein S17: protein MAIKERVGLVVSDKMQKTVVVAVENRSSHPKYGKTVVKTRRYKVHDAENSCKVGDRVRIQETRPLSKTKRWQVTEILNVKA, encoded by the coding sequence ATGGCAATCAAAGAACGAGTTGGCTTGGTAGTCAGCGATAAAATGCAAAAAACTGTGGTGGTCGCCGTGGAAAACCGGTCTTCTCACCCTAAGTACGGTAAAACCGTGGTTAAAACCCGGCGCTATAAGGTTCATGATGCGGAAAACAGCTGCAAAGTGGGCGATCGCGTTCGCATTCAGGAAACTAGACCCCTGAGCAAAACCAAGCGTTGGCAAGTGACGGAAATCCTCAATGTCAAGGCTTGA
- the ndhM gene encoding NAD(P)H-quinone oxidoreductase subunit M encodes MDNPILLKSTTRHIRIFAAEINKDELVPSNQVLTLDVDPDNEFNWSEDALQKVYRKFDEIVESSEGVDLTDYNLRRIGSDLEHFVRSLLQRGEISYNLAARVTNYSMGLPQVAANGNP; translated from the coding sequence ATGGATAACCCAATACTGCTCAAGTCCACAACCCGTCATATCCGCATTTTTGCGGCGGAAATAAACAAAGACGAATTAGTCCCTAGCAACCAGGTTCTTACTTTAGACGTTGATCCAGATAACGAATTTAACTGGAGCGAAGACGCACTACAGAAAGTATATCGTAAATTTGATGAAATTGTAGAATCTTCAGAAGGTGTAGACCTAACAGACTATAATTTGCGTCGGATTGGTTCAGATTTGGAGCATTTTGTGCGATCGCTGTTACAAAGAGGTGAGATTAGCTACAATCTTGCTGCTCGCGTCACTAACTACAGCATGGGACTACCCCAAGTTGCAGCGAATGGCAATCCATGA
- the rplV gene encoding 50S ribosomal protein L22, translated as MATDTTEVKAIARYIRVSPYKVRRVLDQIRGLSYREALIILEFMPYRACEPVLKVLRSAAANAEHNAGLDRASLVITQAYADQGPVLKRFQPRAQGRAYQIRKPTCHITVAVGEAAQ; from the coding sequence ATGGCAACGGATACTACAGAAGTTAAAGCGATCGCTCGATACATCCGCGTTTCTCCCTATAAAGTGCGGCGGGTGTTAGATCAAATTCGGGGGCTATCTTATCGGGAGGCACTAATCATCCTGGAATTTATGCCTTATCGTGCTTGTGAACCAGTGTTAAAGGTATTAAGAAGTGCCGCTGCCAATGCCGAACATAATGCTGGATTAGACAGGGCGAGTCTAGTAATCACCCAAGCCTATGCGGATCAAGGTCCGGTCTTGAAGAGATTCCAGCCCAGGGCCCAGGGGAGAGCTTACCAGATTCGTAAACCGACCTGTCATATTACTGTTGCTGTGGGAGAAGCTGCTCAATGA
- the rplD gene encoding 50S ribosomal protein L4: MVESTVKNWQGEEVGQTSFELRVAKEETASHIVHRALVRQMTNSRQGTASTKTRAEVRGGGRKPWRQKGTGRARAGSIRSPLWRGGGVIFGPKPRDFNIKLNRKERRLALRTAFVSRREDLIVVEEFTDQLQRPKSKELVAALARWGAEADQKTLLILSEIGQSTETISLSARNVENIKVIAADQLNVFDLLHADKIVVTSSALTKIQEVYSA, encoded by the coding sequence ATGGTTGAGAGTACAGTTAAGAATTGGCAAGGAGAAGAGGTTGGTCAAACCAGCTTCGAGTTGCGAGTTGCCAAGGAAGAGACAGCGTCCCACATAGTGCACCGGGCCCTAGTTAGACAAATGACCAATTCTCGCCAAGGTACAGCCAGCACCAAAACCCGTGCAGAAGTGCGAGGAGGCGGTCGCAAACCTTGGAGACAGAAAGGTACTGGTCGTGCCCGAGCAGGTTCTATTCGTTCACCATTATGGCGTGGCGGTGGTGTGATCTTCGGACCAAAACCGAGGGACTTTAACATCAAGCTTAATCGTAAAGAGAGACGTTTAGCACTGCGTACAGCTTTTGTTAGCCGTAGGGAAGATTTGATAGTTGTAGAAGAATTCACAGACCAACTACAACGTCCTAAAAGTAAGGAATTGGTGGCAGCGCTAGCTCGTTGGGGAGCAGAAGCGGATCAAAAAACCTTATTAATTTTGTCAGAAATTGGGCAAAGCACGGAGACCATCAGTCTTTCAGCCCGTAATGTGGAAAACATTAAGGTGATTGCGGCTGACCAGTTGAACGTATTTGACCTGTTGCACGCTGACAAGATTGTAGTTACATCTTCAGCATTAACCAAAATTCAAGAGGTGTACAGTGCCTAA
- the rpsC gene encoding 30S ribosomal protein S3: MGQKIHPVGFRLGITQEHQSLWFAVPDRYPELLQEDHKLRQYIEQKLGRNAQNNAGISEIHIERKADQVDLELRTARPGVVVGRGGQGIEALRTGLQQLLGSHRQVRINVVEVQKVDADAYLIAEYIAQQLERRVSFRRVVRQAIQRAQRAGVQGIKVQVSGRLNGAEIARTEWTREGRVPLHTLRADIDYSYCTAQTVYGILGIKVWVFKGEIIPGQEDIVSQPVTREREPRRRQQQRRRQQFEDRSNEA, from the coding sequence GTGGGACAGAAAATTCATCCAGTCGGGTTTCGTCTGGGTATAACACAAGAACATCAATCCCTTTGGTTCGCAGTTCCTGATCGCTATCCGGAACTGCTGCAGGAAGACCACAAACTCCGTCAGTACATAGAACAAAAGCTGGGTAGAAACGCTCAAAATAATGCTGGTATTTCTGAGATCCACATTGAGCGTAAAGCTGATCAAGTTGATTTAGAGCTGCGGACGGCTAGACCCGGTGTGGTTGTGGGCCGGGGTGGACAGGGTATAGAGGCCCTGCGTACTGGACTCCAGCAGTTGTTGGGCAGTCACCGACAAGTGCGCATCAACGTTGTAGAAGTGCAAAAAGTAGATGCGGATGCCTATTTGATTGCTGAATATATTGCTCAACAGCTAGAAAGACGCGTTTCTTTTCGTCGCGTAGTTCGCCAAGCGATTCAAAGGGCCCAAAGAGCAGGAGTGCAGGGAATCAAAGTGCAGGTGAGTGGTCGTCTCAATGGTGCGGAAATTGCTCGAACTGAATGGACTCGTGAAGGGAGAGTACCGTTACATACCCTACGGGCTGACATCGACTACTCCTACTGTACAGCTCAAACGGTTTACGGAATTTTGGGTATTAAGGTTTGGGTGTTCAAGGGAGAAATTATTCCCGGACAAGAAGACATTGTCTCCCAACCAGTAACCAGAGAGCGTGAACCCCGTCGTCGTCAACAACAACGCCGTCGCCAGCAATTTGAAGACCGGTCAAATGAAGCGTAA
- a CDS encoding DUF3172 domain-containing protein has product MRRKSTPRTATSSKPSIFQSPIFNLTTIAVLGGVLVLGIGIGIAFSSTTTLTPSNVASREFIDLKAPNPEICVQYGASAMVMDARLFVTLNPFNVYVSQPNIRPGCVIRQNNWAILENKKLVTSDQVRECKNRLNTFGFTGNLDSEKPDIRCIYQNEAGQNFFLSQPGAVAPNQETDRF; this is encoded by the coding sequence ATGAGACGTAAATCAACTCCTAGAACGGCTACAAGTTCCAAACCATCTATTTTTCAATCTCCCATATTTAATTTAACCACCATTGCTGTTTTAGGGGGAGTATTGGTCTTGGGTATTGGCATTGGCATTGCTTTTAGCTCCACCACCACCCTTACTCCCTCAAATGTAGCCAGCCGTGAATTTATTGATTTAAAAGCCCCAAATCCAGAAATTTGTGTTCAGTATGGGGCCAGTGCAATGGTTATGGATGCCCGATTGTTTGTTACTCTTAACCCATTTAATGTCTACGTATCACAACCAAATATTCGTCCTGGGTGTGTAATCCGCCAAAATAACTGGGCTATTTTAGAAAACAAGAAATTGGTCACATCTGATCAGGTAAGAGAGTGTAAAAATCGTCTGAATACTTTTGGATTTACTGGCAATTTGGACAGTGAAAAGCCTGATATTAGATGTATCTATCAAAATGAGGCGGGTCAAAATTTCTTCTTATCTCAACCAGGTGCAGTAGCACCCAATCAGGAAACAGACCGATTCTAG
- the ndhN gene encoding NAD(P)H-quinone oxidoreductase subunit N: protein MALITTGSGFIRDLEKFGSLGVFVPLEGGHEGRYRRRLRAAGYVNLHITARGLGDVAAYLMGIHGIRPPHLGKKSTSNGAAVGEVQYLPPLISSHLAQLPPNSKGLLLWVIEGNILSDQEVEYFTNLPRLETRVKVVIERGGDRYFRWTPLEKTLLAS, encoded by the coding sequence ATGGCACTAATTACCACTGGCAGCGGTTTCATCCGGGATTTGGAAAAATTTGGTTCCTTGGGTGTATTTGTTCCCTTGGAAGGGGGGCATGAAGGTCGCTATCGCCGTCGTCTCAGGGCTGCAGGATATGTTAACCTTCATATTACAGCTAGAGGTTTAGGAGACGTAGCAGCCTATTTGATGGGGATTCACGGGATTAGACCTCCCCATCTGGGCAAAAAGAGTACCAGCAATGGTGCAGCGGTAGGTGAGGTACAATATTTACCCCCCTTAATCTCCTCCCATTTAGCCCAGCTACCCCCCAATTCCAAAGGATTGTTATTGTGGGTAATTGAGGGCAATATTCTTTCCGATCAGGAAGTGGAATATTTCACCAATTTACCCCGGTTGGAAACACGGGTCAAGGTAGTGATTGAAAGGGGTGGCGATCGCTATTTTCGTTGGACTCCCCTAGAAAAAACCTTACTGGCCAGTTAA
- the rplX gene encoding 50S ribosomal protein L24: protein MAKVKPKVFHKMHVKTGDTVQVIAGKDKGKVGEVIKALPQDSRVIVKGVNIKTKHVKPQQEGESGRIVSQEYPIHSSNVMLYSTKQNIASRVCYTFTEDGKKVRMLKKTGEILDK, encoded by the coding sequence ATGGCCAAGGTAAAACCCAAGGTATTCCATAAAATGCACGTCAAAACCGGTGATACCGTGCAAGTGATTGCTGGCAAGGATAAGGGTAAAGTAGGCGAGGTGATTAAAGCATTACCTCAAGACAGCAGGGTGATTGTTAAGGGTGTTAATATCAAGACCAAGCACGTTAAACCTCAACAGGAAGGCGAATCTGGTCGGATTGTAAGCCAGGAGTATCCCATTCACAGCTCTAATGTGATGCTCTATTCTACTAAGCAAAACATTGCTAGTCGTGTCTGCTACACTTTTACCGAAGACGGCAAAAAAGTGAGAATGCTGAAGAAAACAGGTGAGATTTTGGATAAGTAG
- the rpmC gene encoding 50S ribosomal protein L29, with translation MPLPKISEARELSDEKLAEEIVSLKKQLFQLRLQKATRQLEKPHQFKHARHRLAQLLTVETERKQASSQPTQESN, from the coding sequence ATGCCTCTTCCCAAGATTTCAGAAGCTCGAGAATTAAGTGATGAAAAACTGGCTGAGGAAATAGTGAGTTTGAAAAAACAACTATTTCAACTGCGATTACAAAAGGCTACTAGACAGTTGGAAAAACCCCACCAGTTTAAACATGCCCGCCACCGTTTGGCTCAACTACTAACAGTAGAAACAGAGCGTAAACAGGCAAGTAGTCAACCGACCCAAGAAAGCAACTAG
- a CDS encoding Npun_R1517 family heterocyst differentiation transcriptional regulator, producing MNSKALPRQVNNLEVGVYECEIHLKFRLIEEKSLLGDREQLLQVFLDALTEGSDEFLEMLQASVKAQEISEFKASPQMRRQLMRLRNSLDNTQQ from the coding sequence ATGAACTCCAAAGCATTACCACGCCAGGTCAATAATCTCGAAGTCGGTGTTTATGAATGTGAAATTCACCTTAAGTTTCGCTTAATAGAAGAAAAAAGTTTGTTGGGAGATCGTGAACAGCTTCTGCAAGTCTTCTTAGACGCACTTACAGAGGGATCGGACGAATTTTTGGAAATGCTACAAGCATCTGTTAAAGCTCAGGAGATCTCTGAATTTAAGGCCTCTCCTCAAATGAGAAGACAACTGATGCGGTTGAGAAACTCCTTAGATAATACCCAGCAGTAG
- the rplB gene encoding 50S ribosomal protein L2 yields MGTRSYRPYTPSTRQVTISDFAEITKTEPEKSLTESVHRPKGRNNQGRITSRRRGGGHKQLYRIIDFKRDKRDITATVIAVEYDPNRNARIALVEYEDGEKRYILHPNGLKVGAKITAGPQAPFEDGNALPLGNIPLGTNVHNVEMTPGKGGQIVRAAGATAQLMAKEGNYVTLKLPSGEVRMVRRECYATIGQVGNTDARNLSAGKAGRNRWKGRRPKVRGSVMNPVDHPHGGGEGRAPIGRSGPVTPWGKPALGAKTRKRKKASSKLIVRRRRKSSKRGRGGRQS; encoded by the coding sequence ATGGGTACTCGTTCCTATCGCCCTTACACCCCTAGCACTCGCCAAGTCACTATTTCAGACTTTGCGGAGATCACAAAAACCGAACCTGAAAAATCACTGACTGAATCAGTGCACAGACCCAAAGGTCGGAATAATCAAGGGCGGATAACTAGCCGTCGTCGGGGGGGCGGACACAAACAACTATACCGGATTATCGACTTTAAAAGAGATAAGCGGGATATAACCGCCACAGTTATAGCAGTTGAATATGATCCTAACCGGAATGCGCGGATTGCCTTAGTAGAATACGAAGACGGTGAGAAGCGGTATATATTACATCCCAATGGCTTGAAGGTAGGGGCAAAGATCACTGCTGGACCCCAAGCACCTTTTGAAGATGGTAATGCCCTACCCCTAGGTAATATTCCCCTGGGTACTAACGTACACAACGTGGAAATGACACCAGGGAAAGGTGGACAAATAGTGCGTGCAGCTGGAGCAACGGCCCAGTTGATGGCAAAAGAAGGTAACTATGTCACCTTAAAGCTGCCATCCGGGGAAGTGAGAATGGTACGCCGGGAATGCTACGCCACCATTGGCCAGGTGGGCAATACGGATGCCAGAAACCTGAGTGCAGGAAAAGCTGGTAGAAATCGCTGGAAAGGTCGTCGTCCTAAGGTCAGAGGTAGTGTGATGAACCCTGTAGATCACCCCCATGGTGGTGGAGAGGGTAGGGCACCTATTGGCAGATCGGGTCCGGTTACCCCTTGGGGTAAACCAGCTTTAGGTGCTAAAACCAGAAAGCGTAAAAAAGCTAGTAGTAAATTGATTGTACGTCGTCGTCGTAAGTCTTCTAAACGGGGACGTGGCGGTCGTCAGTCTTAG
- a CDS encoding 50S ribosomal protein L23 produces the protein MPNLEPRNLPDLVRRPILTEKATIMMEQNKYTFEVTPKSTKTQIKAAIEDLFQVKVVKVNTALPPRKKRRVGKFTGFKPQYKKAVVTIASGDETKIRQVLFPDV, from the coding sequence GTGCCTAACCTTGAACCCCGCAACCTACCAGACTTAGTGCGACGTCCAATCCTGACGGAAAAAGCCACTATCATGATGGAGCAGAACAAATACACATTTGAGGTCACTCCTAAGTCTACCAAGACCCAGATTAAAGCCGCCATTGAAGATTTGTTTCAGGTTAAAGTTGTTAAAGTAAATACTGCCCTACCACCCAGGAAAAAGCGTCGTGTAGGGAAGTTTACTGGCTTTAAACCCCAGTACAAAAAAGCTGTGGTGACTATTGCATCTGGGGATGAAACAAAAATCAGACAAGTTCTGTTCCCAGACGTTTAA
- the rpsS gene encoding 30S ribosomal protein S19, with translation MGRSLKKGPFVADHLLSKIEKLNANNEKQVIKTWSRASTILPLMVGHTIAVHNGKQHVPVFVNEQMVGHKLGEFAPTRTYRGHGKTDKKSGR, from the coding sequence ATGGGTCGTTCTTTAAAAAAGGGTCCTTTTGTTGCTGATCACTTACTCAGCAAGATTGAAAAGCTCAACGCTAATAATGAAAAGCAAGTTATTAAGACTTGGTCAAGGGCTTCTACAATTCTGCCACTTATGGTAGGTCACACTATTGCAGTTCACAACGGTAAACAACATGTGCCAGTGTTTGTGAATGAGCAAATGGTGGGACACAAGTTGGGAGAATTTGCTCCCACTCGTACCTACAGGGGCCACGGAAAAACCGACAAAAAATCGGGCAGATAG
- a CDS encoding AMIN domain-containing protein: MNNPISNKTRFLFYMFRLQVLSLFTLLTFNSWMELALANSFPKAILYKWLLHVKSQQIELNLSNKTKADYFYLEQPSRLVIDLPNTQLGNVETQKTYSGRIQKIRLSQFSSQITRMVIEFKPGTVVNMNAMGVHTDHQSKRWILRPVFSDDQTTTKSFPSSSLPSAITNPINHQQPFIMVPPPNRSTFAPSQFLIMPSNSQPTATPKTEPSNQGFQVPVIEFGQPIPFLR, encoded by the coding sequence ATGAACAATCCGATCAGTAATAAGACCCGTTTTTTATTTTATATGTTTAGGCTGCAAGTGTTGAGTTTGTTTACGCTGTTAACTTTTAACAGTTGGATGGAGTTAGCGTTAGCCAATTCATTCCCTAAAGCTATACTCTATAAGTGGCTACTTCATGTCAAATCACAACAGATAGAACTAAACCTTTCTAACAAGACCAAAGCGGATTACTTCTACCTTGAACAACCTTCTCGCTTGGTGATAGATTTACCTAATACTCAACTGGGCAATGTGGAAACCCAAAAAACCTATTCTGGTAGAATTCAGAAAATTCGCCTTTCCCAATTTAGCTCTCAAATTACCCGCATGGTGATTGAATTTAAGCCGGGGACAGTGGTGAATATGAACGCTATGGGGGTGCACACCGATCACCAGTCCAAACGCTGGATATTACGCCCGGTATTTTCCGATGATCAAACCACCACCAAATCTTTCCCCTCTTCTAGTTTGCCATCAGCAATTACTAACCCGATCAATCACCAACAACCCTTTATTATGGTGCCACCTCCGAATCGAAGCACTTTTGCACCTTCTCAATTCCTGATCATGCCCTCTAACTCTCAGCCAACCGCTACCCCCAAAACGGAGCCTTCAAATCAAGGTTTTCAAGTTCCTGTTATTGAATTTGGTCAACCAATACCTTTCTTGAGGTAA
- the rplP gene encoding 50S ribosomal protein L16, translated as MLSPRRTKFRKQQRGRMEGLAHRGSTLNFGDFALQAQEPCWITSRQIEASRRAMTRYIRRGGKIWIRIFPDKPVTMRPAETRMGSGKGNPEFWVAVVKPGRILFEIAGVSEEIAREAMRLAAYKLPIKTKFIVRSQPQEQE; from the coding sequence ATGTTAAGTCCTAGAAGAACAAAATTCCGCAAACAACAACGCGGACGCATGGAGGGTCTAGCACACCGTGGTAGCACCCTAAACTTTGGGGATTTTGCCCTGCAAGCCCAAGAACCATGTTGGATTACCTCTCGCCAAATAGAAGCCTCCCGTCGGGCAATGACTCGTTATATTCGCCGGGGTGGTAAAATCTGGATCCGCATCTTCCCAGATAAGCCTGTTACCATGCGTCCCGCAGAAACCCGGATGGGTTCTGGTAAGGGTAATCCGGAATTTTGGGTGGCGGTGGTCAAACCAGGTCGGATTCTGTTTGAAATCGCTGGTGTGTCTGAAGAAATAGCTCGTGAAGCTATGCGCTTGGCTGCTTATAAGTTGCCAATTAAAACCAAGTTTATTGTCCGCTCTCAACCACAGGAGCAGGAGTAG